From one Gracilibacillus salinarum genomic stretch:
- the ltrA gene encoding group II intron reverse transcriptase/maturase encodes METKLNRITESAKKDKNFAFTSLVHLLNENNLKQCHDQLPKDKAVGVREVTKGDYERQLDRNIENLVDRLKKMAYRPVPVKRTYIDKPGSKKKRPLGIPDHEDKIVQKGITRILNAIYENDFLDCSFGFRPQRNCHDALKVLNVYIEKRKTNYIVDADIKGFFDNVSHDWMMKFLQHRIQDPKLLQIIARFLKGGYMEEGKYFDAEKGTPQGGVISPILANVYLHYVLDLWFEKTVKKQCRGQAYMVRFADDFVCCFQYREDAERFYGALLHRLHKFDLEVAEEKTKIISVGPYAMRDAKRKGKKKPSTFDFLGFTHYCGKSKKGNFRVKRKTSNKKVRSKLKKQKAWLKAHRTMDIKDIMYKMYQSLVGYYNYYCITDNYHTVEQFLYKVEQLIYKWMNRRSQRKSFSWDKFQLFLQKYPLPLPTIKVSIYDLRSHIKYIL; translated from the coding sequence ATGGAAACGAAACTTAATAGGATAACAGAATCAGCGAAAAAGGATAAGAACTTTGCATTCACATCCTTAGTACATCTGCTTAATGAGAACAATCTCAAACAATGTCACGATCAACTACCCAAGGACAAAGCAGTAGGTGTGAGAGAAGTGACAAAGGGCGATTATGAAAGACAATTGGATCGTAATATTGAAAACTTAGTGGATCGCTTAAAGAAAATGGCTTATCGACCAGTACCAGTTAAACGCACGTATATTGATAAGCCAGGTTCGAAGAAGAAAAGACCTTTAGGTATTCCAGACCACGAGGACAAAATCGTTCAAAAGGGAATCACTAGAATACTAAACGCTATCTATGAGAATGACTTTCTGGATTGTTCTTTTGGCTTTCGCCCGCAGAGAAACTGTCATGATGCATTAAAGGTACTTAATGTATATATCGAGAAGCGCAAGACCAATTATATAGTAGATGCAGATATTAAGGGATTCTTTGATAATGTAAGTCATGATTGGATGATGAAATTCCTTCAACATCGTATTCAAGACCCGAAACTTCTACAAATTATAGCTCGATTCCTAAAAGGCGGCTATATGGAGGAAGGGAAATACTTTGATGCGGAAAAAGGAACACCACAAGGTGGCGTCATCTCTCCGATATTAGCGAACGTATATTTACATTACGTCCTTGATCTTTGGTTTGAAAAGACCGTCAAGAAGCAATGTAGGGGACAAGCCTATATGGTGAGGTTTGCGGATGACTTTGTTTGTTGCTTTCAATACAGAGAAGATGCCGAACGATTTTATGGAGCGCTCCTTCATCGACTGCATAAATTTGACTTAGAAGTAGCAGAGGAGAAAACGAAGATTATTTCGGTTGGTCCCTATGCGATGAGAGATGCGAAGCGTAAAGGCAAGAAAAAGCCGTCCACGTTCGATTTTCTTGGTTTTACCCATTACTGCGGAAAGAGCAAGAAAGGCAACTTTCGCGTAAAGAGGAAAACTAGTAACAAGAAGGTGCGATCCAAGCTGAAGAAACAAAAAGCTTGGCTGAAAGCACATCGAACGATGGACATCAAAGACATCATGTATAAAATGTACCAATCACTAGTAGGGTATTACAATTATTATTGTATCACGGATAATTATCACACTGTGGAACAATTTCTATATAAAGTGGAACAACTGATATACAAATGGATGAATCGCAGAAGTCAGCGAAAATCCTTCAGTTGGGATAAATTTCAACTATTTCTACAGAAGTACCCGTTGCCGCTACCCACCATCAAGGTCAGTATCTATGACTTACGATCCCATATCAAGTATATTCTGTGA
- a CDS encoding YlbF family regulator, translating into MSKVYDTAHELEKAIAESEEYQDLKAAYDKVMSDPNSKQMFDNFRNTQLELQQKQMQGMEITEEEVEKAKQVVELVQQHEDISKLMEEEQRVNVLINDLSRIITKPLEELYGANEQQ; encoded by the coding sequence ATGTCAAAAGTTTATGACACAGCACACGAACTAGAAAAAGCTATTGCAGAAAGCGAAGAGTATCAGGATTTAAAAGCAGCTTACGATAAAGTAATGAGTGATCCAAACTCTAAGCAAATGTTCGATAATTTCCGTAACACGCAATTAGAATTACAGCAAAAACAAATGCAAGGTATGGAAATTACCGAAGAAGAAGTAGAAAAAGCAAAGCAAGTAGTAGAACTTGTTCAACAACATGAAGATATTTCTAAGTTAATGGAAGAAGAACAACGTGTGAACGTGTTAATTAACGATCTTAGCAGAATCATTACGAAACCACTAGAAGAACTTTATGGTGCCAACGAGCAACAATAA